One segment of Setaria viridis chromosome 4, Setaria_viridis_v4.0, whole genome shotgun sequence DNA contains the following:
- the LOC117851610 gene encoding auxin-responsive protein IAA23, with product MTTSSANSAASPAVSGLDYDDTALTLALPGSSSDPAAAADRKRAHADHDKPSSPKARAVGWPPVRAYRRNALRDEAKLVKVAVDGAPYLRKVDLAAHDGYAGLLRALHGMFASCLGANGAGRLVDAATGAEYVPTYEDKDGDWMLVGDVPFKMFVDSCKRIRLMKSSEAVNLSPRTSSQ from the exons atgacgacgagctCAGCCAACTCCGCGGCGTCCCCGGCCGTGTCCGGCCTCGACTACGACGACACTGCGCTCACCCTCGCCCTCCCGGGCTCCTcctccgaccccgccgccgccgccgaccgcaaGCGCGCCCACGCCGACCACGACAAGCCGTCCTCCCCAAA GGCGCGGGCGGTGGGGTGGCCACCGGTGCGCGCGTACCGGCGCAACGCGCTGCGCGACGAGGCCAAGCTCGTCAAGGTGGCCGTCGACGGCGCGCCGTACCTGCGCAAGGTGGACCTGGCGGCGCACGACGGGTACGCGGGCCTGCTCCGCGCGCTGCACGGCATGTTCGCCTCATGCCTCGGCGCCAATGGGGCCGGGAGGCTCGTGGACGCCGCTACCGGTGCCGAGTACGTGCCCACCTACGAGGACAAGGACGGCGACTGGATGCTCGTCGGAGACGTCCCCTTCAA GATGTTCGTGGACTCGTGCAAGCGGATCCGTCTCATGAAGAGCTCCGAGGCTGTCAACCTAT CTCCAAGGACATCATCCCAATGA